The Apteryx mantelli isolate bAptMan1 chromosome Z, bAptMan1.hap1, whole genome shotgun sequence genome has a segment encoding these proteins:
- the TNFAIP8 gene encoding tumor necrosis factor alpha-induced protein 8 isoform X3: MATDVFNSKSLAIQAQKKILGKMVSKSIATTLIDDTSSDVLDELYRVTKEYTQNKKEAEKIIKNLIKIVLKLAILYRNNQFNQDEIALMEKFKKKVHQLAKTVVSFHQVDYTFDRNFLSKLLNDCRELLHQIIQRHLTAKSHGRVNNVFDHFSDCEFLAALYNPFGPYKLHLQKLCDGVNKMLDEGNI; encoded by the exons A tggccACAGATGTCTTCAATTCCAAAAGTTTGGCCATTCAGGCCCAGAAGAAGATCCTTGGAAAAATGGTGTCCAAATCAATAGCAACTACTTTGATAGATGACACAAGCAGTGATGTTTTAGATGAGCTCTACCGAGTGACAAAGGaatacacacaaaataaaaaggaagcagagaagatcATTAAAAACCTCATTAAAATAGTCCTCAAATTGGCAATTCTCTACAGGAAcaaccaatttaatcaggatgaaATAGCCTTGATGGAGAAATTCAAGAAGAAAGTTCATCAGCTGGCTAAGACCGTGGTCAGTTTCCATCAGGTGGATTATACCTTTGACAGGAATTTTTTGTCCAAACTGTTAAATGATTGTAGAGAGCTACTTCATCAAATCATTCAGCGTCACCTAACTGCAAAATCACATGGACGTGTCAACAATGTGTTTGATCACTTCTCTGATTGTGAATTTTTGGCTGCCTTGTACAATCCTTTTGGACCTTATAAACTCCATTTGCAGAAACTTTGTGATGGTGTCAACAAAATGCTAGATGAAGGGAACATATAA
- the TNFAIP8 gene encoding tumor necrosis factor alpha-induced protein 8 isoform X2 has protein sequence MATDVFNSKSLAIQAQKKILGKMVSKSIATTLIDDTSSDVLDELYRVTKEYTQNKKEAEKIIKNLIKIVLKLAILYRNNQFNQDEIALMEKFKKKVHQLAKTVVSFHQVDYTFDRNFLSKLLNDCRELLHQIIQRHLTAKSHGRVNNVFDHFSDCEFLAALYNPFGPYKLHLQKLCDGVNKMLDEGNI, from the coding sequence tggccACAGATGTCTTCAATTCCAAAAGTTTGGCCATTCAGGCCCAGAAGAAGATCCTTGGAAAAATGGTGTCCAAATCAATAGCAACTACTTTGATAGATGACACAAGCAGTGATGTTTTAGATGAGCTCTACCGAGTGACAAAGGaatacacacaaaataaaaaggaagcagagaagatcATTAAAAACCTCATTAAAATAGTCCTCAAATTGGCAATTCTCTACAGGAAcaaccaatttaatcaggatgaaATAGCCTTGATGGAGAAATTCAAGAAGAAAGTTCATCAGCTGGCTAAGACCGTGGTCAGTTTCCATCAGGTGGATTATACCTTTGACAGGAATTTTTTGTCCAAACTGTTAAATGATTGTAGAGAGCTACTTCATCAAATCATTCAGCGTCACCTAACTGCAAAATCACATGGACGTGTCAACAATGTGTTTGATCACTTCTCTGATTGTGAATTTTTGGCTGCCTTGTACAATCCTTTTGGACCTTATAAACTCCATTTGCAGAAACTTTGTGATGGTGTCAACAAAATGCTAGATGAAGGGAACATATAA
- the TNFAIP8 gene encoding tumor necrosis factor alpha-induced protein 8 isoform X1: MSSEADECKEVATDVFNSKSLAIQAQKKILGKMVSKSIATTLIDDTSSDVLDELYRVTKEYTQNKKEAEKIIKNLIKIVLKLAILYRNNQFNQDEIALMEKFKKKVHQLAKTVVSFHQVDYTFDRNFLSKLLNDCRELLHQIIQRHLTAKSHGRVNNVFDHFSDCEFLAALYNPFGPYKLHLQKLCDGVNKMLDEGNI, from the exons ATGAGTTCGGAAGCTGATGAATGCAAGGAAG tggccACAGATGTCTTCAATTCCAAAAGTTTGGCCATTCAGGCCCAGAAGAAGATCCTTGGAAAAATGGTGTCCAAATCAATAGCAACTACTTTGATAGATGACACAAGCAGTGATGTTTTAGATGAGCTCTACCGAGTGACAAAGGaatacacacaaaataaaaaggaagcagagaagatcATTAAAAACCTCATTAAAATAGTCCTCAAATTGGCAATTCTCTACAGGAAcaaccaatttaatcaggatgaaATAGCCTTGATGGAGAAATTCAAGAAGAAAGTTCATCAGCTGGCTAAGACCGTGGTCAGTTTCCATCAGGTGGATTATACCTTTGACAGGAATTTTTTGTCCAAACTGTTAAATGATTGTAGAGAGCTACTTCATCAAATCATTCAGCGTCACCTAACTGCAAAATCACATGGACGTGTCAACAATGTGTTTGATCACTTCTCTGATTGTGAATTTTTGGCTGCCTTGTACAATCCTTTTGGACCTTATAAACTCCATTTGCAGAAACTTTGTGATGGTGTCAACAAAATGCTAGATGAAGGGAACATATAA